In Babesia bovis T2Bo chromosome 3, whole genome shotgun sequence, the genomic window ttttgtaatatacattgccacGGGTGCATAAATTTAAATTGATACATACCACTGAAGAGATTCGCTTCGTGTCGAAGACAGTCTCTACGGGAGTTGGAGGAGGATATACCATAGTAGTCTCGTAAGTGCATTCCTCAGATTCCTCGGGAACGTGAAAGTGGTCGTCCTTAGGCTGAACTATGATGTTACCACCAGATGAACGTGGAGCAATCTTATGACCAGGCGTCATGTTAATCTCACGCATAACCTTGTTAAGGTACATAAACGGCTCGTAATTAGCATCGTTCATACTAGGAACTGGCGGGATAACTTTAGTAACCTTAGTTGTGGTACGTTCTGCCTTATTTCCATGCTGCTGTAACGGCTTCTTCTCGTTTAAAACTTTCACAGCACGGGACCTTAACATGGAATCGCTACGACTGGAGTTGTCGTCAGTATCTGTGGATTCGTTCTTATCATCAGTACGTGACGATACACGACGACCCGGAAATATTGCATTGCGCTGTATATCATTCAAACTGCTAGTTGAGCTGTCCAGAGAAGTGAGCAACGACTTGTTGGCACAACCTAGTGCCAGGTACTCCATCAATACGTTGCCGCCGTATCCCACACCAACGCAACTTAAGGGTAAGTTAGGATAACGGACCCCAATGTGTTTCAATGCGTGGTCAAGGTCCAAGCGGACGTCACTATATAGAGTTATAGGGAAACTGCGTAATCCAGGCCATGAAGGAAATGCTTCACCAGCCATACCCAAATTAACATTCAAATGAACTTGGACACATGCGAAACCCTGTTCCAAGGCATCGTTAATAAAGTACCGAACTGTAGGTATGCTAGCGGGAACTGAATTGAGACCTAAAGAGTTATCCAGAAACGTTGATTCGCAACCACCGCAACGATGATCGTCAATATCCACTGTGATTACTCCACACCGGCAGTTAAAGTCCTGATTGCATATACTGTATGCTACATTGAGGTCGCCAACTATAGCAATTACACCACGTAGGATCTTACGAGGTAGAGGGTCAGTGTTAATGAACTTCGGCTCCGTAGTGGGATTTGGCCTCGGACTTGGTTCGTCGGTTACTTCCTTGTCTAGAGCCGATTTAACCACTCGGATGTCGCTGTCAATATCCACAAACTTGCGACTCACGAGATTGCAAATGTCACTTATGCGGTTTGCAGGTGGCTTGTCGCCGTTGGTAGCCGGAACACGTGATTTAGATGGCTGGGAGTCCTCAGGGAGTTGCGATTTAGTAAGACCAAACCGCTCCTTAGGTGGATTAACGTTTTCATCACGGTACTTGCCACATTTGGGACAATATGAACCCAACCATTTGGGAAGGTAATAATCCAAAACAACAAGTGAGCCGTTATTACCTTCAACGAATTCACGGATTGTTACCCTAGCCTGACCGCGAAATAAATGTcgatataaaaatgaattcAATATCCATAAAACAGATTTTCCGTAGATATTCTTTAACCTAGAACATATGTCAGTACCGGCAGTCGATGCCGATATTAATACGTAGTTGTAACAGCGTAACAGTTTACAAAATGTGTTCAAATACAACCATTGCAATTTTGCAggaaatagatatatagtAGGCCGGTAAGTCCTGCCAACAGTGTGAAATTGATTCAAATAAGGTGATAGTTCATCACCAGTGTAGTAAGGACAGACTAATGCCACGTAAAATAGCTCATAGTAAAGCAATACCCATAAAATAATAGCACCTAAAGTAGCTATTAAGAACTCATGGGTAAGTAAACGACAGAAGTAACGAATAGCACGTAAACTAGGAAATACAGTCCACACCTTACTCAACTCAAAAGGTAAATGAAGACGGATCAATATTAACTTAGGGGACCACATTAACCAGGAACTACGCAACATATTGACATCATTGATAAGATATAAGTATTTAAATCTTGATGTGTAACTTTTATAACAACATCAGTTGTGCCGTACCTTGACGTTGTGCGGCAACTTTCCCAAACATTTTACCCAGATAGATCACAGCAAATCGCCTTcgaatatatataccagaGAATCTATATATGAAATAGCATCTTATCTACTTTACACCCATTAAGGATTTAggtacacatcaatattCAACATGTGGTAGGTGTAATGAAACACAGAACTGTAATGCATTCCTTTGTGAACCATATTCTAGACATCACCAGAGTTGTTATACCTGTTTGGTTTACATTCTGTGTtttgtgattccatagaATGGCTTGTAATTCCAGGATTCTACTCTCCTGGTTACTGCGATGATGTGTCTATAACCCTGACTGACCTATACCATGCAAACCGCTTACTCAGTACAGGCAATATATCAGCGGAGGATCGGGTACAACAACAGTGCCACCAATGACCTCAAAGTATGATGATAAAGtgccaccaccaccagctGGTGGTGCCTTTGTACCACCGCCAAGTAAGTTTGGTGGATGATTCTTTATCCTTTTAGGAGCGCCACGAGGTGTTAAGTTGAGTGCCAACAAGAATGAGGAGTTCAAAGGTTTCTCAGCACCTCCAAAGGTCACAGGTATGGACCCAATCTGATAATTCAAATGATGCAGACTACAGTAATGCAGATTATTCAGCATATACGTAGGTTTCAATGGGTATGCTACATTACCATTAGACTCTCTGAAACATATGACGATACCACATCAAAAGGACATGGATTCCtgaataatatattatcaaaCCCTAGAGCACGCAACTGCTGGGCAAGTGTGAAAATGGGATTCaaaatggtatgtttatgtaTGCCAGAGTAACTATACGCAGGGAGGTGCCGTGGGTGGTATTTTCGGTGGAATCACCGGTGTATACACCTCTATGAGACACAGAAACCTAATGGTACTGCCAATATCAGTTATCGGAGGAGCTATCAGCTTCGGCTTCTTTCTAGGATGTGGTATGGTAGTACGCTGCTAAGACTACCATACTTGGGGCCTCATGTGACTATATAAAAGCTAATATGCATAAAAAACCTATTGGTTAATGAAAATGTTACGATATCATATCGAGTGGCCTGACTCAACAGCCTTGGCAGCTGCTTCATCAGTCAACTTAGATAGTATCTCAGCAACGCGAGACTCCGAAACCATCTCAACTGTAGGCTCGCCGTCGCCATTAGGACCGCGCCATAACATACCAACCTCAATCTTGTCAGCTTTTGGCATAGTAGAGTCCATAGATTTAGTAAGCACCTTAACGGCCAAATATAAGGCCTCATCAAGGTTCATACCTTCCTTCCACTCCTGACGTAACATGGATTGAGCTGGCTGACTGTTGTGACCTATGGCAGTAGCCTTCCAACCAGAATAGTTACCAGAGGGATCAGTGTGATAAAGCTGAAAACCTAAATGACTGTCCCAACCAGCAAATAAAAAGCTAACGCCAAATGGACGTAAACCACCAAATTGAGTGTAACTCTGCTTCAAATTACATATCTGTACAACATGCTGCTCAACATCCTGAGGCTCGCCGTAAGCGTACCTGTGCCTCTGAGCATACAGCTTGCAAGTGTTTATCAATACAGTGGCATCAGCAGTCAAACCAGCAACAGCACAAAACATGTGAGAATCCAACTTGTACAACTTCTCATTTATCTTACCAGGGTCTAGTAGTGGAGTACTGATTGGTTTATCAGCAGCCAATACTACACCGAGGTCACACAACAAACCAACAGTCAAATTCGCATTGTTAATGGCCTCTAATGCGTACTCCACCTGATACAAACGACCCTCCTGAGAAAAGGTAGTAGTCTTAGTATCGTAACGACGCGAcattatagaatatagcTCACTAGTATACCTCAAATAACGTATTAACCCCTAACGTGCATACCAATTATAGCACGTCTAAAATGTAGCCCGGCCAGCGATATTAGCTGGTACCAGACCAAATGCGATCAGAGCATTTATACACTCAAGGTTGCACTGTAAAAATATTACGTAACCACAAACACACTGAAAACATAAGTCACGTCTAGGGACTACACCCCCCCAACGCGTCAATAGGATTATGGACTCATTACATTAAACTTAAACAAGATGAGTTACGATCGCGCTATTACTGTATTTAGCCCTGATGGGCACTTGATGCAAGTGGAGTATGCCATGGAAACGGTAAAGAAGGGCGGTTGTGTAGTTGGCGTCAAGGGTGTAGATAATGTAGTCCTAGCAGCTGAACGCAAGACTACAACCAAATTGCAAATTCCAAGGTAATGGCGATTCCAGATATCCACAAACATGCTGCAGAAGCTCCAAAAAAATATTACAGCTAGATGATAATATGGCAGTAGCCTTCGCAGGACTTAACGCAGACGCAAGAGTACTCATCAATAAGGTAACTGTTTAGATACTTAACACACAAAACATACAGACAAGACTTGAATGTCAGAGGTATCGTCTAAACGCTGACGAGGTGGCGTCAGTGGGATATATTGCAAAGTACATCGCAAGACTCCAACAGGTAGACAGTATGTGCTAGACATCAAATATTTGCAGAAATACACACATAGAGGCGGAGTACGCTTATTCGGAGTGGCGCTGCTAATAATTGGATATGACTCCAATGGCAAACCTGGTCTATACCAAACTGAGCCCTCGGGAATACATTCCTCGTGGAAGGCACAGTCTATCGGAAGAGGGTCAAAGGTTAGTTGCAGCAACGCATTATAACACTTGGACAGAGCGCGCAAGAGTTTTTAGAGATCAATTATAAAGAGGGTATGAACGTGGAAGAAAGCGTAACGCTATCCATCAAGGCACTCGTAGAGGTCATGGAAGTGTCAGCCAAGAACATAGAAGTTGCGATACTAGGACCAACGGGATTGCAAATACTCGATGAAGAGGCAATTTCACATGTTCTCAAGAATATTAACGAAGCTAAAGCTGCTCAGTGATTACGTCTTTTCTATCACTACTTGGTGTCTCAACTGATATTGGTTGGACATGCATTAAGCCGCTTTCGTGAACTCATCAACAGCAAACTAACGCTccatataatgtaataaGTACGTAATTACGTGGTTAGTTAACAATGCTCTGTGAGCAACGGGTGCTGCACAAATAGAGATATTGTTGTCATCAATAACATGCCCTAGTTATTCTATAGCTTTGTGAACCTTTGCATCGGTCTATCAAGTACTAATGCATGAATCACACGTAAACTGAACACAGAACCTAATAATGACACGCAATATTATTAAGCGTGTTGATCAACCGGAAGAATTTTATCACTGATGTAGAACCGATATCAGTTGTCCAGCTTTGTCATAAAGAGTATCTTACTTAGAAAACATTAATCTATAAATTAGGCGATGATTGACCGTCCTGAATACCTAGACGCAGCTTCTCAATGTGCTGCATCAAAGTGTTGTACAGGGCACATGAATTTACTATCAGCTGCGCGTTTTGAGCACGTAGCAGACGCACCTCAGCCTCTAGAGCCTCTATACGCTGACTGCAGGTATGTGAAGTACAAATCACACCCTCGTCACACACCGTGTCTACTACCAACTCAGGCAGCGAGGATGCATCGATATCGCCGTAAAGCTCCTTCTCTATATCCGATAGACACAATTCCTCACTTGACTTCTTCTCTATGCCGATATCGGATACAGAAACAGCAGAATCTAAGCAACGCGGTCCTGCCGACACACAATCAAAGTGCTCCGCCAACTCACAAATAGATACAGAATGAACTAAATCTATACCAATATTAAGGTTGTCCGCCATAAGAAGCTTAGTGAATACGAGCTTTACGAGAACGCGATTTGGGCTTGCGCTTTTGCCGCACATTGTCCTTCTTCATGCGCTTGTCAACGACCTTGGTCACCTTACGAGCACCCTTGCCACCACTAGGAGCCGTAGATGCAGCTCCGCCACGACGAGATACCACATAAACCTTCTCACGCTTGTTGGCAGCAGTGTTCTGAACCTTGCGAAGAAGCTTCTTGGCAGTCTTGGCACTACCGGTATCACTGTTCTGCAACGCCTCAACACGAGGTAATACACTCTTGAGTTTACGCTGAACACGCATCTTTCGACGGCCACGAGCTTCAAGAACCTTACGAATTGGACGGTTCTTTAGTTCATACAGCTTGGCCCTGTAACGCTTCATCAGCTCCTTGGTAACAGGTAACTCGTAGTTACTGTGCTTCTTCTCATCGTCTTCAAACCAACTCGGTAAATCACCGTCATCAAAAGTACGCCTGTTGTATGCACCGTCAATAAGCGCCATGCGAGTACTCTTGTTTATCAATAACGATCCCATGGCCTGGACCTCAGCGATAGTCTCCTTGTTACGAGTAAGCTCTAACTCAACCTCGTCACGAACACGCTCAACAGCGTCAGCATCAGAAACTGCAGGAACCACAGTAAAAGTGGGTTCCTTCTTATTCTTCTTGTCATTAGGGGTTTCACGAGTCTTGCGCTTGCGCGCAGTCTCACGAGGCATGTCGTGGAATACATCCTGGTCAAACCACCGGTCAACCATAGCATCATCAGCCGATTGGGTCTTGTCATTGGTGGTATTGTCCAATGTAACAGCCTGTGGTACAGGCTCTGTAACTTCCGGTTCCTCATCACTTGATTCCTCTTCATCTGATTCCTGCATTTCCTGCTGAGCCTTTAAGCGAGCTTCATATTGCATACTGTCCAGAAGTGATGATAACTCAGCTCCCCGCTCCTGGTAAACACGCTGACGACGTGTGAGTTTCTTAGCAACCTTGGGCTGACGGTCGTCAGCTAACTTTGACATCTCGTGCTGCACCTCTAGGTCAACTTCCATCTGAGCTACCCGGTCATCCTCGTCATCAGTCTCGAATTGAAGTTCCATGGAATCCGTGTCCGAATAATCACTCGCGTTATCATTGCCAGCGTAAAGGAAGTCGTCACCCGCTTTAGAAGAACTGTCAGATTCATTATCCTCATCCAATATCTCGTCAATGTCATGACCACGCAATGTACTCAAACGGAATAGTTCGGGATCTGCATCTATACTAATAGAAGCACTGCCAGCCAAGGCCTTCTTGTGTTTCATCATTTCACGACGTTGCTTACGTTCGGTACGACGTAAATCTTTACGTACACGGTCAAGAGCCGCAATCTGCTCACGATTCAGTGCCTCTTCCTCCGGTTCAGCATCTGCATCCACTGGAGTAACAGTATCAACCACATGCTTTTCAGGCTTTGACACCGGAAAGAATTCCTTGTGTAACTTTTGACGCCATTTTAATAAACGCTGTAAATCAGAACGACCAGCAACCTTAAGATCAGAGCATAGTAAACGAATCTCTTCAGTAGTTAGCGAATGCGATTCCACCTTCTGCAATAATTCGGCTTCATTATCAATACCCGATGCCTTAGATCCCAGTCTAAATACAAAACGATTAGAGGAAACCAGCATCTCGGCAGGGTTGGAACTAGTCAAAAACTCGATAATGCTGTACTCACGGAAGTCGTCACCTTCCTCGTAACCTTCCTTGTTTACCTTCTTAACCTGACGTAATAACTCCGATAACG contains:
- a CDS encoding putative integral membrane protein yields the protein MLRSSWLMWSPKLILIRLHLPFELSKVWTVFPSLRAIRYFCRLLTHEFLIATLGAIILWVLLYYELFYVALVCPYYTGDELSPYLNQFHTVGRTYRPTIYLFPAKLQWLYLNTFCKLLRCYNYVLISASTAGTDICSRLKNIYGKSVLWILNSFLYRHLFRGQARVTIREFVEGNNGSLVVLDYYLPKWLGSYCPKCGKYRDENVNPPKERFGLTKSQLPEDSQPSKSRVPATNGDKPPANRISDICNLVSRKFVDIDSDIRVVKSALDKEVTDEPSPRPNPTTEPKFINTDPLPRKILRGVIAIVGDLNVAYSICNQDFNCRCGVITVDIDDHRCGGCESTFLDNSLGLNSVPASIPTVRYFINDALEQGFACVQVHLNVNLGMAGEAFPSWPGLRSFPITLYSDVRLDLDHALKHIGVRYPNLPLSCVGVGYGGNVLMEYLALGCANKSLLTSLDSSTSSLNDIQRNAIFPGRRVSSRTDDKNESTDTDDNSSRSDSMLRSRAVKVLNEKKPLQQHGNKAERTTTKVTKVIPPVPSMNDANYEPFMYLNKVMREINMTPGHKIAPRSSGGNIIVQPKDDHFHVPEESEECTYETTMVYPPPTPVETVFDTKRISSVVCINLNLCTRGNVYYKNGPTRDVPNSSCYVRYCHDTLRDHLIAMIREVHCTKRRDKRSKICQRYKCCHYTRRLYSRSISQRFWHTIASTTDGFRRYFRGHSIDELLLCLHREYRNSHREMTKRGSREYVNYGNHVFNRFGARTSPGFKLCALMTLRYVYSNVGHDGRNRIETISGEPKYNLVNKKVDMDLRLGHGHLHKSMRRILNSGTNRSQDGRICRYIGELINREYINNAVNIRRNFETISVPTLLLSSLDNSVFGHEDVDIFDVIKNPNIVHYLSNSGGYSTFLSGIYPVPWFSVPVLEFIDEMFNRRALM
- a CDS encoding 20S proteasome A-type and B-type family protein; this encodes MSYDRAITVFSPDGHLMQVEYAMETVKKGGCVVGVKGVDNVVLAAERKTTTKLQIPRSSKKILQLDDNMAVAFAGLNADARVLINKTRLECQRYRLNADEVASVGYIAKYIARLQQKYTHRGGVRLFGVALLIIGYDSNGKPGLYQTEPSGIHSSWKAQSIGRGSKSAQEFLEINYKEGMNVEESVTLSIKALVEVMEVSAKNIEVAILGPTGLQILDEEAISHVLKNINEAKAAQ
- a CDS encoding 20S proteasome A-type and B-type family protein, with protein sequence MSRRYDTKTTTFSQEGRLYQVEYALEAINNANLTVGLLCDLGVVLAADKPISTPLLDPGKINEKLYKLDSHMFCAVAGLTADATVLINTCKLYAQRHRYAYGEPQDVEQHVVQICNLKQSYTQFGGLRPFGVSFLFAGWDSHLGFQLYHTDPSGNYSGWKATAIGHNSQPAQSMLRQEWKEGMNLDEALYLAVKVLTKSMDSTMPKADKIEVGMLWRGPNGDGEPTVEMVSESRVAEILSKLTDEAAAKAVESGHSI
- a CDS encoding ribosomal RNA large subunit methyltransferase J family protein gives rise to the protein MKSRTKHGKERQDKYYYLAKEQGYRARSAFKIIQLAKKFNIFENCNVLVDLCAAPGGWLQVASKHLPVSSIIIGVDLVPIRPIKGVVTIQADIRTQRCRNLINQQLRGAEVDVVLHDGAPNVGANWNLDAFNQNVLVIEAAKLASNVLRKGGIFVTKIFRSADYNSLIWTLGKCFDRVKVTKPSSSRNVSAEIFAVCIGFRTLKSLDPKIFNCENVFISQGGAPADEPEESTKPSSLSELLRQVKKVNKEGYEEGDDFREYSIIEFLTSSNPAEMLVSSNRFVFRLGSKASGIDNEAELLQKVESHSLTTEEIRLLCSDLKVAGRSDLQRLLKWRQKLHKEFFPVSKPEKHVVDTVTPVDADAEPEEEALNREQIAALDRVRKDLRRTERKQRREMMKHKKALAGSASISIDADPELFRLSTLRGHDIDEILDEDNESDSSSKAGDDFLYAGNDNASDYSDTDSMELQFETDDEDDRVAQMEVDLEVQHEMSKLADDRQPKVAKKLTRRQRVYQERGAELSSLLDSMQYEARLKAQQEMQESDEEESSDEEPEVTEPVPQAVTLDNTTNDKTQSADDAMVDRWFDQDVFHDMPRETARKRKTRETPNDKKNKKEPTFTVVPAVSDADAVERVRDEVELELTRNKETIAEVQAMGSLLINKSTRMALIDGAYNRRTFDDGDLPSWFEDDEKKHSNYELPVTKELMKRYRAKLYELKNRPIRKVLEARGRRKMRVQRKLKSVLPRVEALQNSDTGSAKTAKKLLRKVQNTAANKREKVYVVSRRGGAASTAPSGGKGARKVTKVVDKRMKKDNVRQKRKPKSRSRKAHLVHSVSICELAEHFDCVSAGPRCLDSAVSVSDIGIEKKSSEELCLSDIEKELYGDIDASSLPELVVDTVCDEGVICTSHTCSQRIEALEAEVRLLRAQNAQLIVNSCALYNTLMQHIEKLRLGIQDGQSSPNL
- a CDS encoding Reactive mitochondrial oxygen species modulator 1 family protein, with the protein product MWQYISGGSGTTTVPPMTSKYDDKVPPPPAGGAFVPPPRAPRGVKLSANKNEEFKGFSAPPKVTDYSNADYSAYTLSETYDDTTSKGHGFLNNILSNPRARNCWASVKMGFKMGGAVGGIFGGITGVYTSMRHRNLMVLPISVIGGAISFGFFLGCGMVVRC